The genomic stretch CGATTAACCGCTTTGCGTTTCATAATACAGGGTTGTATTACACCGACCAGCCTAATTTTAACCATAAAGGTTATCCTCAATATGACCGAGGCATGATTGATGTCACGCTCAACTTGGGGGATGAAGGCAGATTTAGAGCGCCGACACTCAGAAATGTCGAATTAACAGCACCCTACATGCATGATGGTAGTATCGCGACCCTATCAGATGTGATTGACTTCTATGCGGCGGGTGGGCGAAATATTGAGTCGGGGCCGTTAGCGGGAGATGGCAGGCTTCATCCAAATAAAAGTTTGTTTGTAAAAGGCTTTGTATTAAGCAACGATGAAAAACAGGCATTACTTGCGTTTTTGCACAGCTTGACCGACAACGATTTTGTGACGAATGAAAAATATTCTGATCCACGGGCGTCAAAAAATAAAAATTAGGCAATCTGACGAATAAGTATGCTCAACCACAAACCTCATCGGGAATAAGTCTATTATGCAAAATGAGTTTGAAATAAAGTCTTCAACGCTTGAACATGTCTTAGAAGTTGAGGCTCAAATCCCTGAATTTGGCGCACCAAAGAAAGCAGATGATCTTGAAAAGCGTTTAGCAAATGCAAAGATGCTGCCGCTAGTTGCCTATCATCGAGGTAAGCCTATTGCGTACAAGCTGGGTTATGCCTTGAATGAAGATACATTTTATTCTTGGCTCGGGGCTGTAATTCCTGCCTATCGTGGACGAGGGATTGCTCGCGCATTACTGTTGAGGCAAGAAGCGTGGTGTGAAGCCGAGGGATTTAGCGCGATTGAAGTTAAAACCATGAACCAATTCAAAACTATGCTTCAAATGTTGATAAGCCATGACTACCACATCGTGAGTGTGAAAGAAAACGCGGATCCTCGTTTAGTAAAGATCCGATGTCGTAAACTATTGGGTTGAAATGCGACGTTTTTGCCAGTAAGTATCAATGAGCAGTGCCAACAGAATAACCGCACTTCCCAGTACTAAGCGTAAGGGGTCGCTTGGTTTACTCCAAATAATGACATTAACTAGAATGCCTGCCGGGATCAGTAAATTGTTCATGACTGCAAGCTGTCCCACAGACACAAGCGTGGCCCCTTTATTCCACATTAGATAACCAAGACCAGACGCGACTAGTCCTAAATAAACGATAACTCCCCACTGCAGTGAAGTTTGAGGCAATTTATCGACATTGCAAAAGGAAACTAAACTGCATGAGGATACCAGTAGAGCGCCAAGGAAAAACCAGCCAAAGCGCTCTCTATGTTTAATTGTGAGTTGGTTGTCTAAGTGTTTATACATGACTTGGCCAGCTGCGAAGCACAAATTAGCGCCTTGTACGATGGCAATGCCTTTCCAATAATTCAAATCGAGCGTCTGATAGCGAATGATCACCGCGCCCAAGACAGCCAAAAGCGCAACGAGCAAATAACGCCAATGGAAGGATTTTTCCATTAAGTCGTTGATTAGAGTGATATATACAGGGGTCATTACGGTAAAGAGTAACACCTCGGGAACGCTGAGATAGAGAAAAGATTGGTAGTAAAACCCATACATTGCACCAATTTGAATTGCACCTACTAGCATCAATTTCAGCTTATGTGGTGTCGAAATTCGAGAGGGTCGCAGAAAAGGCAGTAAAACCAGAGTGGCCAGCAGAATGCGTGTCCATGCGGCGAACCATGCATCCACTTGACCTGCGAGGTAGACACCAATGAGGCTAAACGAAAACGCCCAAAGTAGGGTTATCGAAAATAAATAAGTCATGGTCTTTGTGTTTATATAAGGCTGAGGTTGAATAGCACGCATTTTAACGAGTTGTAGTGGATTTCACTATTGTTCGTAAAAAGCGATGATTTTCGTCGTTATAATGTGATTTTAATTTACTATTAAATCTCTAGAATAAGCCTTGTTCACACTTATCCCTTAAGTATACCCATGAACGATTAGCCACGCTTTTTGCGTGGCTTTTTTCTTTCTCGCTTATTCATCACACGCTTATGTTGCTTTGCTACACTCAATGCAAACCAATAAGGAGGTTTATGATGAAAACACTACTACAAATCGTGTCGCTCAGTTTTTTACTGACATTAACAGGCTGTGCAACGAGCGGAGACGCGTCACCCGCTGAAAAACGCCAAGTGGTGCAAAGTATGAAAACGAATACCTTGAACCAACTTTATGCCCAAAAACCAGATGTGAGAAAGCAAATTCGCTCAGCACCAGGCTACGCTGTGTTTGATAACGCAAATGTGAATTTGCTGATAGCGAGTGTTGGTGGTGGCTATGGTGTGGTCACGAACAACAGTACTGGTAAGCAAACGTATATGAATATGGCGGAAGCGGGACTCGGTTTAGGCCTAGGCGCAAAAGATTTTAATATCGTGATGGTGTTTCATACTGATGCAGCAATGAAACGTTTTATTGAACATGGTTGGGCATTTGGAGGTAACGCGGATGCAGCAGCTAAACACGAAGATAAAGGTGCCGCTGTTGCAGCTGAGGCGGTAGTGGACGACGTCACGGTTTATTCGTTAACGGATACCGGCCTTGCACTCCAAGCTGTGCTAAAAGGTACTAAGTTTTGGGTAGATAAAGAACTTAATTAGCGTTCATTGTTGATACCGTAAAGAAAAATAGGCAGGTCTTCTGCCTATTTTTCCATTAGTACTTTACTGTCGAACATAACTCCATCCAATCCACGCTCACTTTTCATAAAATGCCGGATATTCTGATGACTTTGACTCTCTGGATGTACGAGAACATCTTTGAAGTAATGTTCTGCAAAACAAGCTAATGTTTCGTCCTTGGTTAACTTATGCTGTTTTGCAAAAGCAAATACTTTGCATGATCCTAAATTAGTTCCTATTTCATTCTCCAAGCCATTGTTGTGAAAACGAGAGGCTGTAAAATGATAATGTGCATCAATGGTGGCAATGACGTCATTAAAAACAAGAAGTTCAGGCGATAATCTCAGCATTTCGAGTAGTTTTTTGAGTTCCAACTTGTTGCTCTTTTTTAGCTTGGAGCGCGTCGCGAATGGCGAATTGGTGCTCCGTTGATTTGTGCTGACTGAGTTTAAAGTTACCTTCAATAGAGTCAATGTCTATCTTGAATACTTGAATTTGTTTCATAAGCATCCGTTGCTCCTGCAAATTCAGAGAATCTGCTTTCCAAGGTGATGACTCGGTTTGCTCGACATGCTCAACTTGCTTAACCAGTTCAAGCCACGCAAGTGTTGGATCTTGGATGATACTCAATTTACCACGCACGATGACTTTTTTGTAATGCCAGGTCGGCAAATATTGATTCGATACTAAATTAGGCGAAATGTAGTCATCTTCACCACTAAAGACGACGACTACTTCTTGTCCATCCGCATTGACAAGTGGGTTATACGCCGCAACGTGCCCACTGAGCTGTGTGCCCAGCTCATCGGGTTGAAGAGGGATGAACACCACATTTCGATGAGGATCAACAATCGTGGCTAGTGGAAACGCCAAAATCACGTTGATAAGCTCACTTAGGTTCGTTTCAATAAATTGTCGTTTTGGATATCGTTTCATAAACTCAGCTCCAATTTTTGTTTAGCAAGTGGCCAATCGTCATCAATGATGGCGAATTTAGCTGTATTGCGATACTCACCATTGGGTAACAGCCTATCTTTGCGCGCTAACCCTTCAAACGTGGCGCCTACACGAGCAATAGCGTTTCGCGATTTTGAATTGTGCTCATGCGTACGAAATTCAACACGTACCATCTTTAGCGTTTCAAAAGCGTGCGTTAGCATGAGGTATTTGGCATGGGTATTTACAAATGAACGTTGCCATTTATCGGTTATAAACGTGTGGCCGATTTCTACAGAACGATTAGCGGGATCTAATCGGAAAAAACGAGTTGTGCCAACAACTTCGCCTGTTTGAGCTATTGTAGTAGCGAACACTAACTGCTCGTTTGGGTCGAATTGTGCTGTTGTTTGAAACCAGGTTTTAAGTATTTCAGGGCTTTTACAGTAGTTACCAAATAACCACGTCCATACCGATGGGCCTTGTCCAGCTTCGTACAGTGAAGGCAAGTGTGATTCGTTAAGCGGCACAAGCTTGATTTTATCAGAGGTAAGTTCGAGTGAAGTCAGCATATTAGTTCCATATCTAGTAATTAGGTTGATAAAAATACGCTTTGATTGGTATAACTAAAACAACCAGAAATGCAAAAGTAACTAGACCAGAGTAATGGAAACATGGGAACAACAGTCACGGAATCAATCCCGAAATATCAGTCGGTGCAAGATGCCTTAAGAGAGGCAATTCGAACGGGCCAATTTAAACCAAAAGAAAAACTCGCTTCAGCGCGAATTCTTGCAGAGTCATTTCAAGTGAATAGACACACCATGATGCACGCTTTACAACAACTAGTCGCAGAAGGTTGGTTAGTGAGTAAAGAGCGCAGTGGCTATTACGTTGAAGACAATTTGCCGATTGAACACTCGTCTGGAGGTCAAACACTAAGAGCATTTCGCACAGTATCACCTTCATTGGCACTGGAATTAGAAAAACCCATTACCTCAGAGATCGTTGATTTTGATTATCACTTTGGCGGCGGGTTGCCTGATTTTGATCTTTTTCCATTTGATTCGTTTCGACGCTCGTTATCGGTGATGTGTCGCAAAGCGAATGCGCATGCATTGCATTATGGTGAAATAACCGGAGTACCGCTTTTGAAAGCGCAAATTCTTCAATATCTGCGGCGCGCTCGAGGGGCAACCTTTGATGATGTGTTGGTGTGTAATGGTTCGCAGGAGGCTTTGTTTCTCATCGCTAAACTGTTCATCACACCCGGAGATAAAGTGGCCATTGAAGCGCTTGGTTATCCGCCTGCTCGAAAAGCGTTTGACTCATGTGGAGCGCAAGTTGTCGGAATTCGGCAAGATAAAACCGGCATTTGTACAGAGCATCTTAAATCGGTGTTAAGTGCTGGGCGAGTTAAATTATTGTATTTAACACCGCTTCATCAATATCCTACGACCGTTACATTAAGCGCCTCAAAAAGACTCGAGATCTATCAATTGTGCTATGAATATGGCGTATTTATCGTTGAAGATGATTACGATCATGAGTTTCACTACGCGTGTCAGCCTCTAAAACCAATGGCGACGGACGACCCCGCGCAGATAGTCATTTACCTTTCGACGTTTTCAAAAGTGATGTTTGCGGGGACGCGAACAGGTTACCTATGTGCGCCTCAACACCTTCTTCATCCACTGATTGCTTTAAAGCAGTTAATGAATCATCGAAATGACGCTCTCACTCAACTATCAATTGGTCATTGGATGGCAGAAGGTCATTTTGAACGTCATTTACGGAAAATGACCAAAGCATATCGACTTCGTCGGGATGCGATGATCAATGTACTGAACGAGATAAAGCATTCTGGCCACGCAATGAATTTCGAAGTACCGGATGGAGGTATGGCGCTTTGGGTTGATATCATGCGTGAGTCATCTGATCTGAAAGCGAGAGCGTGGCAAAGCAAAATATACATCCAAAGCGAGCGAGAATTTCATTTAACTCCTCCGAATGTAGCAACGCACATTCGTCTCGGTTTTGCGGCGCAACCCGAAGAAAAAGCGCGTGCAGGTCTATTAAAACTATTTGATCTTTGACGAAGAGGAGAACACTGTCGAGAAGAAGGGTCTACTAGTTTAATTCAACGATTTGCCCAAAAACAAAAAGAGCCTCAAATTTGAGATCAAACTGAAGGGATAAAGTGTTGCTTAAGCGGCAACCACCGCATTTATCTCGCAAGGGCCGTTAACGACGACAAAGTTAGCCTTACGGAAGAAGTTAAATTCAGTTGCCGACGCCCATGTATACGCACCCATCACGTGACCGATCACAATTTCACCTACCGCTAACGGAGGAAGCATGATGTCTTCACGGATCACATCGATGCTATCGCACGTTGGACCAGACAATACGCTTAGCTGTGGCTCGCCAGAGGCGTACGGAAAACTCAATGGGTAGACCATGTGGTCGTATATTTGGCCTGAATAAGAACCATATACGCCATCATCAAGGTAGTACCACGTTTGCTCACCACGTTGAGCTATGCCCATGACGGAAGACACCGCAGTCACCGCCGGTGCGCAAATATAACGACCAGGTTCTGCTAGTACTCGAATATGCTCAGGTAATAGCGCCAGTTGCTCACGGATGGGCGCGCAATATTCGACGATGTCAATTGGATTACCATCGTAACTCACTGGGAATCCACCACCAATGTCCAACGTAGTAAGTGTTACACCGAATTGAGCTGCCTCACGAATAATGTTATTACATGCAGCGACCGCATTACTGTGACGCACAGGGTTTACGGCTTGCGAACCTACGTGGAACGACAAACCAATCACATTCAAACCAAGTTCTTTCGCTTTACAAAGTAAGCCAATTGCTTCTTCTTGACGACAACCAAACTTTTTCGATAAATCGATTTTCGTGTCAGGATTTCTAAAGCTAACACGAAGCAAAAGCTGGGTGACGTCTTTGTAAGCGACAAATTTTTCGAGTTCAACAATGTTGTCCACTACAAACGTACTACAACCATAATCCAGAGCATAACGAATGTCGCTATCGCGTTTGATTGGATGACTGTGTATGCAACGTTCTGGGTCTACACCAACATTGCGGACTAAGTCCACTTCACCATTGGTTGCAAGGTCAAAGTAGCCATTTAAGTCTTTCAATATTGCAACAACAGCGTCATGTGGCAGTGGCTTTAACGCATAATGAAGGGCTACACCTGGAAGCGCCTGTTGCAGCGACAAATACTGCTTTCGGATTGCATCGCCATCTAATACAAGCAGTGGCGAACCGTGCTCAGAAACAAGTTTACGGTAATCTGTTTGATTTGCATTCAATGCGCTCAATTCCATAAAGTGTGTGGTTACCTCTTCAGTTAGGTTTAAGAATCTATTTGCGCGCATTATGCACTCGATGAATTTAAATGCAATAAAATTAAATAATATTTCAGCGATAAGATCTTATTTTCACGACAAGTGAAATTGATTGAACGTACGTATTTTATTCAGCATGTTTGGTGTGTGATTTGGTTATGTGGCGAATAGAAATTAAAGTAATTAAGATCAAACCGTTAAAGTAGCACACGATCTTTGCTTACCTGATTGAAAAAAGGCGGCTTGCGCCGCCTTGGAAGGTTGGGCTATAGAGTCCCTAGATGAACTTATGCTCGTTTTTTCGATTTGCCTTGCACGGCTTTGAAACGAGGATTTGTTTTACAAATAACAAAAATTCTTCCACGACGTTTGACGACTTGGCATCCAGGACGTGACTTGGCACTTTTAAGCGAACTTAATACTTTCATAACAACCTCAGAATAGCTTGGATATGTTATACTATAACAAAAGCTGGCGAGTTGCTAGTTAGAAAGTGTTCAATAACGCTTGGTTTGGCTGTAAAACATACAAATTAGTAAAAGGGTAGCTGTGCTACCCGTATTTTTACAGCTTGTTTATTTCAATTTTGCCGTCTTTCATTACAAAGGTAACGTTTTCAAGAGTGTCGATGTGTTTGAGAGGGTTACCTTTGACCGCAATGATATCGGCCAATTTGCCAGTTTCTAATGATCCCAAATTACTTTGCTGTTTAAGTAGTGTTGCTGAATTGATGGTTGCGGCTTGAATTGCCTGCAATTCAGTCATACCAAACTTAACCATACGGCTAAACTGCTTACCATTGTCACCGTGTGGATAGACTCCTGCATCAGAGCCAAATACCATGTTTACACCGGCTTTAACTGCTTTACGGAAACTGTCTCTTTGCTTTGTGCCCACGACACGCTCTTTGTCTAGGCTTTCAGCTAAGATACCGGCTTTTTCACCTTCACCTAGAATGTACTCTGTGTTGTAGATGTCCATGGAAAAGTAGGTGCCCTTTTTCTTCGCCATTAAGATAGCATCGTCATCCAAAAAGGATACATGTTCTACAGAGTCAACGCCGGCTTTAATCGCCGATTTAATGCCCTCGGTTCCATGAGCATGTGCTGCAACCGTTAATCCACGCAAGTGTGCTTCTGAAACTAACGCTTCCATTTCTTCAAGCGAATATTGCTGTGCGCCTACTTTTGTGCCTTTTGATAGTACGCCACCCGTCGCACAGTATTTAATAACGTCAACACCGTACTTTATGTTTTCGCGCACTTTTGCCCGAACGGCCCAAGGGCCATCAGCTACACCTTCTGCAACGACTTGATGTTCATGGGTGAGTAAATTGTTGTCACAGTGTCCACCAGTGATCCCAAGTGCTGGACCCGATGCAAAAATACGTGGTCCAGGTACGTCACCATCATAAATAGCATCGCGAAGCGCGATATCTGAATACCCCGCTGCACCTAAATTTCTCACTGAAGTGAAGCCTGCTTCCAGCGTTCGTTTCGCGTTGCGTACACCTGTGATAGCTTGTCTTTGAGTCGTACGTTGCAGTCGTTTATAACCATGCACATGGGCATCGCCCGTGAGGTGTACGTGCATATCGAACAAACCGGGTAATAGCGTATGGCCTGATAAATCAACCACGGTCGCGTCGGCTGGCAAGGCTTTTTTATTCGATTTAGCTAAACTGACAATTTTGTTGTCTTCAATGACAAGCGTTGCTGGTTGAATCAATTTTCCTGTTTTGACATCGAGAGCGGCATCGGCATTTAAGACGATGGTTTGAGCGAAGGAATAGGATGATAATCCCGCCAAAGAAAGCGCAAGTAAAGTACGTTTGAACATGACTAACCTTAATTCTAGTTATTTGTCTTTGAGTGTTGATGTTTCGTATTGAGAACGCAATCGTAATGCGTCTAAAACGCGATAAAATTGGGAAAAATGGCGTTAACACGCGGCTTGTGTCACTTATCGGTATACTGTATTCCAAACGCTGGAAACAATCTAAACACCAAATTTGTCTTTGTTATAATCAAAATTCAAGACAACGCCTATGAAAACTAAAAACATGACCTAGGCTTGGAGCGCTTTCAAATCATCTAAGGAGAGATAAATGAAACGCGAGCATAGATACATGCTTTATCCCGTTGCGTTGTTATTCGCATCGTCTACCAGTGCATTCGCTAAGACCAATCAACACGCTGCTATAAACGATAAATATATTGTGGTTCTTAAGAATGATAAGAAACAACTTCATCAAGAATCCCAAATGCTCACTACGATGATGTCCAATGAATTGGAAAATCATTTAGGCATAAAGGTATCGCGGGTATTTTCGGGGGAATTTAACGCGCTCGTTGTCCAAGCAACACAACAACAAGTGAAGCAGCTAAGAGATGACCCAAACATTGCATACATTGAAAAAGACAGGAAAATCCAAGTAGCACCAGTAAAATCAAAGGAATTATTGGACTCAGTTATTTGGGGATTAGACCGTATAGATCAGCGTAATTTACCTTTAGATGGCATCTATAATTACGTCGAAACAGGTCAAGGTGTTTCGGCCTATGTGATTGATACTGGTATTAACGTTGGACATACCGAGTTTCAAGGGCGGGCGACTCATGGATATGATTTTGTTGAGAATGACAAGGACGCAAGTGATTGTAATGGGCACGGTACGCACGTCGCGGGAACGATTGGTGCACGCAATTATGGAGTAGCAAAAGCCGTTAATCTGGTTGGCGTGCGCGTTCTAGACTGCTCAGGTAGTGGTTCCTATTCTGATGTCATTGCTGGAATTGATTGGGTAAAGCAACACGCGAACCGACCAGCCGTTGCCAATATGAGCCTTGGCGGTGGAATTTCACAAGCAATAGATGACGCGGTAAATGCGGCAGTTCGTTCAGGTATCAATTTCGTCGTAGCAGCAGGCAACGATAATGATTTAGCGTGCAACTATTCACCAGCTAGAGCACAAGAGGCATTAACGGTTGGTGCCAGCACGCGCACTGATAGGCGAGCTGAATATTCCAATTTTGGTAGTTGCGTTGACGTGTTTGCACCAGGCAGCGACATCACATCTACTTGGATAGGGTCGTCTACGGCAACTCACGTTATTAGTGGTACATCGATGGCTGCACCACATGTTGCTGGAGCGGCAGCTCTGCTTCTTGAAAGTAAGCCGAATTTGTCTCCGCCAGAAATTAAAGCAGAACTTATTCGCAGAAGCTCGAAAAACAAATTAACGGATCTAAAAGTAAATTCGCCGAATCATCTGTTATTTTCGTTTGATGGTGAAACACCGGACCCAGATGTGCCAATACCGGAGCTTACACTTAATAATGGCATTGCGGTAAGTGGATTGCGCGATACGCAGCAGTTTTACAAGTTTACATTAACCAATAGTGAGCCTTCATTGCAGGTTTTGTTGACAGGTGGAAATGGCGATGCAGACCTTTATGTGAGGCAAGGGGTAAAGCCGACAATAACCGATTACGACTGCCGACCCTTTCAATCTGGAAACAATGAAAGCTGTGAATTTGCGAATCCAAAGCAAGGTGAATGGTATGTCATGCTTAATGCGTATCAAGGGTACAGTGGAGCAATATTAAAAGCACTGGTGGGAAGTCGTACAGACGTATGTACGGGGCTTTGCTTGCAAAATGGTATCCCAGTTACAGACCTCTCCGGAGGATTAAACTCGGATATACGTTATACCTTTGATGTGCCGCCCAATACTCAAGTGTCGATTCAAACTTCAGGTGGAACGGGCGATGTAGACCTCTTCGTACGGATGAATAAACCGCCGACAACAGGACTCTATGATTGCCGCCCTTTTGAAACAGGTAACCGTGAACAATGTGTGCTGGACAGTAAAGCGGGTGGGATTATGCATATTTTATTGAGAGGTCAAGCTCGATACAGCGGAGTTACGTTACTTGGTAACTACGTTGAATAGAATAAATATAACTTGTTGTAACTTCGCTATTTAATTTAATGGTGATGTTTAATTTATTGATTTATAAGGCTCAAATTTTATTGAGCCTTTATTCGTATTTTTTATTTTGGACTCGCAAAAGAAACAAAACTTGTTACATTTTTCCTAAGCAAGGTCGATAAGTTGGGGACTAATATTGATGTAGCTACAACAATATTGTTCGGCAATAGCCACTTCGACCAACCTTAATTTACAGGGTTCAAGGGATAAAATATGAAGGCAAGTTTGTTCGCCAAATTGGGATTGCTGTTAATGATGAGTCTATCAATTAACGTGCAAAGCCAAACGGTCAATGATAAATCTCCACTTGGTATCAACGTAACGGGTATTAATTATTGGTCAAGTCAGTGGATGCTGATTGACGTAATGAAGCAAGCATCGGATGGTCAAGGCCACCTCTGGGCACCAGGTAATAGTTCAACATGGCACACTGGCGAATACGACAAATTGGATTTAGACGATCAAGGTTGGCCAAAGTCACTGCCGAAGGAAGACGATCAGACCGTTCAATATCGTTATGTAACCAGCATTGTTTTTGGTGACAATCATCATGCACCGACAGGGCGATATGTGGTGTTATACGACGGTGAGGGGACACTGGAGTACATAGGTCCGAGCAAAGTGTCTTCGCTATCAAGTCCTGGGCGCGACATCCTTAATTTGCCAAAAGACAGCGCGTTGATGGTGCGTATCACTCAAACAGATCCAAA from Pseudoalteromonas xiamenensis encodes the following:
- a CDS encoding YSC84-related protein; its protein translation is MKTLLQIVSLSFLLTLTGCATSGDASPAEKRQVVQSMKTNTLNQLYAQKPDVRKQIRSAPGYAVFDNANVNLLIASVGGGYGVVTNNSTGKQTYMNMAEAGLGLGLGAKDFNIVMVFHTDAAMKRFIEHGWAFGGNADAAAKHEDKGAAVAAEAVVDDVTVYSLTDTGLALQAVLKGTKFWVDKELN
- the ykgO gene encoding type B 50S ribosomal protein L36, encoding MKVLSSLKSAKSRPGCQVVKRRGRIFVICKTNPRFKAVQGKSKKRA
- a CDS encoding type III PLP-dependent enzyme → MELSALNANQTDYRKLVSEHGSPLLVLDGDAIRKQYLSLQQALPGVALHYALKPLPHDAVVAILKDLNGYFDLATNGEVDLVRNVGVDPERCIHSHPIKRDSDIRYALDYGCSTFVVDNIVELEKFVAYKDVTQLLLRVSFRNPDTKIDLSKKFGCRQEEAIGLLCKAKELGLNVIGLSFHVGSQAVNPVRHSNAVAACNNIIREAAQFGVTLTTLDIGGGFPVSYDGNPIDIVEYCAPIREQLALLPEHIRVLAEPGRYICAPAVTAVSSVMGIAQRGEQTWYYLDDGVYGSYSGQIYDHMVYPLSFPYASGEPQLSVLSGPTCDSIDVIREDIMLPPLAVGEIVIGHVMGAYTWASATEFNFFRKANFVVVNGPCEINAVVAA
- a CDS encoding GNAT family N-acetyltransferase; translation: MQNEFEIKSSTLEHVLEVEAQIPEFGAPKKADDLEKRLANAKMLPLVAYHRGKPIAYKLGYALNEDTFYSWLGAVIPAYRGRGIARALLLRQEAWCEAEGFSAIEVKTMNQFKTMLQMLISHDYHIVSVKENADPRLVKIRCRKLLG
- a CDS encoding HopJ type III effector protein; the protein is MELKKLLEMLRLSPELLVFNDVIATIDAHYHFTASRFHNNGLENEIGTNLGSCKVFAFAKQHKLTKDETLACFAEHYFKDVLVHPESQSHQNIRHFMKSERGLDGVMFDSKVLMEK
- a CDS encoding PLP-dependent aminotransferase family protein, encoding MGTTVTESIPKYQSVQDALREAIRTGQFKPKEKLASARILAESFQVNRHTMMHALQQLVAEGWLVSKERSGYYVEDNLPIEHSSGGQTLRAFRTVSPSLALELEKPITSEIVDFDYHFGGGLPDFDLFPFDSFRRSLSVMCRKANAHALHYGEITGVPLLKAQILQYLRRARGATFDDVLVCNGSQEALFLIAKLFITPGDKVAIEALGYPPARKAFDSCGAQVVGIRQDKTGICTEHLKSVLSAGRVKLLYLTPLHQYPTTVTLSASKRLEIYQLCYEYGVFIVEDDYDHEFHYACQPLKPMATDDPAQIVIYLSTFSKVMFAGTRTGYLCAPQHLLHPLIALKQLMNHRNDALTQLSIGHWMAEGHFERHLRKMTKAYRLRRDAMINVLNEIKHSGHAMNFEVPDGGMALWVDIMRESSDLKARAWQSKIYIQSEREFHLTPPNVATHIRLGFAAQPEEKARAGLLKLFDL
- a CDS encoding S8 family peptidase yields the protein MKREHRYMLYPVALLFASSTSAFAKTNQHAAINDKYIVVLKNDKKQLHQESQMLTTMMSNELENHLGIKVSRVFSGEFNALVVQATQQQVKQLRDDPNIAYIEKDRKIQVAPVKSKELLDSVIWGLDRIDQRNLPLDGIYNYVETGQGVSAYVIDTGINVGHTEFQGRATHGYDFVENDKDASDCNGHGTHVAGTIGARNYGVAKAVNLVGVRVLDCSGSGSYSDVIAGIDWVKQHANRPAVANMSLGGGISQAIDDAVNAAVRSGINFVVAAGNDNDLACNYSPARAQEALTVGASTRTDRRAEYSNFGSCVDVFAPGSDITSTWIGSSTATHVISGTSMAAPHVAGAAALLLESKPNLSPPEIKAELIRRSSKNKLTDLKVNSPNHLLFSFDGETPDPDVPIPELTLNNGIAVSGLRDTQQFYKFTLTNSEPSLQVLLTGGNGDADLYVRQGVKPTITDYDCRPFQSGNNESCEFANPKQGEWYVMLNAYQGYSGAILKALVGSRTDVCTGLCLQNGIPVTDLSGGLNSDIRYTFDVPPNTQVSIQTSGGTGDVDLFVRMNKPPTTGLYDCRPFETGNREQCVLDSKAGGIMHILLRGQARYSGVTLLGNYVE
- a CDS encoding EamA family transporter, giving the protein MTYLFSITLLWAFSFSLIGVYLAGQVDAWFAAWTRILLATLVLLPFLRPSRISTPHKLKLMLVGAIQIGAMYGFYYQSFLYLSVPEVLLFTVMTPVYITLINDLMEKSFHWRYLLVALLAVLGAVIIRYQTLDLNYWKGIAIVQGANLCFAAGQVMYKHLDNQLTIKHRERFGWFFLGALLVSSCSLVSFCNVDKLPQTSLQWGVIVYLGLVASGLGYLMWNKGATLVSVGQLAVMNNLLIPAGILVNVIIWSKPSDPLRLVLGSAVILLALLIDTYWQKRRISTQ
- a CDS encoding FMN-binding negative transcriptional regulator, with protein sequence MKRYPKRQFIETNLSELINVILAFPLATIVDPHRNVVFIPLQPDELGTQLSGHVAAYNPLVNADGQEVVVVFSGEDDYISPNLVSNQYLPTWHYKKVIVRGKLSIIQDPTLAWLELVKQVEHVEQTESSPWKADSLNLQEQRMLMKQIQVFKIDIDSIEGNFKLSQHKSTEHQFAIRDALQAKKEQQVGTQKTTRNAEIIA
- a CDS encoding GNAT family N-acetyltransferase produces the protein MLTSLELTSDKIKLVPLNESHLPSLYEAGQGPSVWTWLFGNYCKSPEILKTWFQTTAQFDPNEQLVFATTIAQTGEVVGTTRFFRLDPANRSVEIGHTFITDKWQRSFVNTHAKYLMLTHAFETLKMVRVEFRTHEHNSKSRNAIARVGATFEGLARKDRLLPNGEYRNTAKFAIIDDDWPLAKQKLELSL
- a CDS encoding metal-dependent hydrolase family protein translates to MFKRTLLALSLAGLSSYSFAQTIVLNADAALDVKTGKLIQPATLVIEDNKIVSLAKSNKKALPADATVVDLSGHTLLPGLFDMHVHLTGDAHVHGYKRLQRTTQRQAITGVRNAKRTLEAGFTSVRNLGAAGYSDIALRDAIYDGDVPGPRIFASGPALGITGGHCDNNLLTHEHQVVAEGVADGPWAVRAKVRENIKYGVDVIKYCATGGVLSKGTKVGAQQYSLEEMEALVSEAHLRGLTVAAHAHGTEGIKSAIKAGVDSVEHVSFLDDDAILMAKKKGTYFSMDIYNTEYILGEGEKAGILAESLDKERVVGTKQRDSFRKAVKAGVNMVFGSDAGVYPHGDNGKQFSRMVKFGMTELQAIQAATINSATLLKQQSNLGSLETGKLADIIAVKGNPLKHIDTLENVTFVMKDGKIEINKL